Proteins found in one Rhinolophus ferrumequinum isolate MPI-CBG mRhiFer1 chromosome 9, mRhiFer1_v1.p, whole genome shotgun sequence genomic segment:
- the SRSF4 gene encoding serine/arginine-rich splicing factor 4, translating to MPRVYIGRLSYQARERDVERFFKGYGKILEVDLKNGYGFVEFDDLRDADDAVYELNGKDLCGERVIVEHARGPRRDGSYGSGRSGYGYRRSGRDKYGPPTRTEYRLIVENLSSRCSWQDLKDYMRQAGEVTYADAHKGRKNEGVIEFVSYSDMKRALEKLDGTEVNGRKIRLVEDKPGSRRRRSYSRSRSHSRSRSRSRHSRKSRSRSGSSKSSHSKSRSRSRSGSHSRSKSRSRSQSRSRSKKEKSRSPSKDDKSRSRSRSADKHRSKSKDQAEEKVQNSDNTGKSKSRSPSRHKSKSKSRSRSPERRAEGEKRGSRSRSKEKSRSQEKGPRKSGSRSRSRSRSKSKDKRKGRKRSREESRSRSRSRSRSRSKSERSRKGSGKRDSKSGSSSKKKKKEGADRSPSRSRSRSVSKERERAKSESGQREGRGETEDAGTNQETRARSRSNSKSKPTLPSESRSRSKSASKTRSRSKSRSRSASRSPSRSRSRSHSRS from the exons ATACGGGTTTGTGGAGTTTGATGATTTGCGTGATGCAGATGATGCTGTTTACGAACTGAATGGCAAAGACCTGTGTGGAGAGCGAGTCATTGTTGAGCATGCCCGTGGCCCACGTCGAGACGGCAGTTACGGTTCTGGACGCA GTGGATATGGTTATAGAAGAAGTGGCCGAGATAAATACGGCCCTCCTACCCGCACAGAATACAGACTTATTGTGGAAAATTTGTCAAGTCGGTGCAGCTGGCAAGACTTAAAG gATTATATGCGTCAGGCAGGAGAAGTTACATATGCAGATGCTCACAAGGGACGCAAAAATGAAGGGGTGATTGAATTTGTGTCTTATTCTGATATGAAAAGAGCTTTGGAAAAGTTAGATGGAACTGAAGTCAATGGCAGAAAAATCAGATTAGTGGAAGACAAGCCTGGTTCCAGACGACGCAGGTCCTACTCCAGAAGCCGGAGTCACTCAAG GTCTCGCTCTCGAAGCAGACATTCTCGTAAGAGCAGAAGCCGAAGCGGCAGCAGCAAAAGCAGTCATTCTAAGAGTAGATCTCGGTCCAG GTCGGGCTCCCATTCCCGGAGCAAGAGCCGCAGCCGCAGCCAGAGCCGCAGCCGCAGCAAGAAGGAGAAAAGCCGCAGCCCCAGCAAGGACGACAAGAGCCGCAGCCGTAGCCGCAGCGCAGACAAGCACCGCAGCAAGAGCAAAGACCAGGCTGAAGAGAAGGTCCAGAACAGCGACAACACCGGCAAGTCCAAGAGCAGGAGTCCCAGTCGGCATAAAAGCAAGAGTAAAAGCAGAAGCAGGAGTCCGGAGAGGAGAGCGGAGGGGGAGAAGCgtgggagcaggagcaggagcaaGGAGAAGAGCCGGAGTCAGGAGAAGGGCCCTCGCAAGAGTGGGAGCCGGAGCCGCAGCAGGAGTCGCAGCAAAAGCAAGGacaagagaaaggggaggaagaggagccgGGAAGAGAGCCGCAGCCGGAGCCGCAGCCGCAGCCGGAGCCGCAGCAAGAGCGAGAGGAGCAGAAAAGGCAGCGGCAAGCGAGACAGCAAGTCGGGCAGCAGcagcaagaagaagaagaaggaaggcgCCGACCGCTCCCCGTCCAGGTCACGGTCCCGCTCGGTGTCAAAGGAGCGGGAACGCGCCAAGTCCGAGTCCGGCCAGAGGGAAGGCCGAGGGGAGACCGAGGATGCTGGCACCAATCAGGAGACCCGGGCCCGGTCCAGGTCCAATTCCAAATCCAAACCAACCCTCCCGTCAGAATCACGCTCCAGGTCAAAGTCCGCTTCAAAAACCCGGTCTCGGTCCAAGTCTCGATCCAGGTCTGCATCCAGGTCGCCTTCCCGGTCCAGATCGAGGTCCCACTCACGGTCCTAA